One genomic segment of Manduca sexta isolate Smith_Timp_Sample1 unplaced genomic scaffold, JHU_Msex_v1.0 HiC_scaffold_3097, whole genome shotgun sequence includes these proteins:
- the LOC119192741 gene encoding brain acid soluble protein 1-like, producing the protein MLAMVEARVQARLESALMGPAQRPTLAHERRTASGDTELPSKGKRKEKGTAQPAPAPAPLPAPVAGPSSAPPQPLAGPSTAPATTTAATAKTRTEGERRRNKSPKGQEERTASSPTCSRARVLPPAPANVDTPWVEVVRRKKKKPAAAPTNSTHRRNRRAGRPKLRPPRSAAVVISHTSSNCEGPNLQERLTDAQNKVDLTGLEISKMRPKFAATGAPMYEVPGANSEERADSLAARLRECFARVGRYQNLPAHEEWNCG; encoded by the exons atgctggcgatggtggaagcgagggtccaagccaGGCTGGAGTCGGCCCTGATGGGGCCAGCCCAAAGGCCCACCCTCGCCCACGAAAGAAGGACCGCCTCTGGGGACACAGAACTCCCC AGCAAAGGGAAAAGGAAAGAGAAGGGAACAGCCCAACCCGCTCCCGCTCCCGCCCCCCTCCCTGCCCCAGTCGCTGGGCCCTCCAGTGCGCCGCCACAACCCCTCGCGGGTCCCTCCACCGCCCCGGCGACTACGACGGCAGCGACGGCGAAGACCAGGACCGAAGGAGAGAGACGCCGAAACAAAAGCCCCAAAGGGCAAGAAGAACGGACCGCCTCCAGCCCAACCTGCTCCAGAGCCCGCGTGCTGCCGCCAGCCCCGGCTAACGTGGACACGCCGTGGGTCGAGGTGGtcagaagaaagaagaagaagcCGGCAGCAGCGCCAACAAATAGCACGCACCGCCGAAACCGACGCGCCGGAAGGCCAAAACTGCGGCCGCCACGTTCTGCGGCCGTAGTCATCTCTCACACCAGCAGCAATTGCGAAGGGCCTAACTTACAAGAGCGTCTGACGGACGCCCAAAATAAggtagacctcaccggccttgaaATAAGCAAGATGAGGCcaaagtttgcggccacgggcgccccaatgtacgaggtgcccggggcgaATTCtgaagagagggccgactccctcgccgcaaggctgagggagtgtttCGCAAGGGTCGGAAGATATCAaaatctcccggcccacgaagaaTGGAACTGCGGCTAA